One genomic region from Manis pentadactyla isolate mManPen7 chromosome 12, mManPen7.hap1, whole genome shotgun sequence encodes:
- the CELF5 gene encoding CUGBP Elav-like family member 5 isoform X5 encodes MATPSSSAQGAGSGEEMARPIQVKPADSESRGGRDRKLFVGMLNKQQSEEDVLRLFQPFGVIDECTVLRGPDGSSKGCAFVKFSSHTEAQAAIHALHGSQTMPGASSSLVVKFADTDKERTLRRMQQMVGQLGILTPSLTLPFSPYSAYAQALMQQQTTVLSTSGSYLSPGVAFSPCHIQQIGAVSLNGLPATPIAPASGLHSPPLLGTTAVPGLVAPITNGFAGVVPFPGGHPALETVYANGLVPYPAQSPTVAETLHPAFSGVQQYTAMYPAAAITPIAHSVPQPPPLLQQQQREGPEGCNLFIYHLPQEFGDTELTQMFLPFGNIISSKVFMDRATNQSKCFGFVSFDNPASAQTAIQAMNGFQIGMKRLKVQLKRPKDPGHPY; translated from the exons ATGGCAACCCCATCCTCATCTGCCCaaggtgctgggagtggggaggag ATGGCGCGGCCAATCCAGGTGAAGCCTGCGGACAGCGAAAGTCGCGGAGGTA GGGACCGGAAGCTGTTTGTGGGGATGCTGAACAAGCAGCAGTCGGAGGAGGACGTGCTGCGGCTGTTCCAGCCCTTCGGGGTCATCGACGAGTGCACTGTGCTCCGCGGGCCTGATGGCAGTAGCAAAG GCTGTGCCTTCGTGAAGTTTTCCTCTCACACAGAGGCCCAGGCGGCCATCCACGCCCTGCATGGCAGCCAGACCATGCCG GGTGCCTCCTCCAGCCTGGTGGTCAAGTTTGCTGACACGGACAAGGAGCGAACGCTGCGGCGCATGCAGCAGATGGTGGGCCAGCTGGGCATCCTGACGCCGTCCCTCACCCTGCCCTTCAGCCCCTACAGTGCCTACGCCCAGGCT CTTATGCAGCAGCAGACCACGGTCCTGTCCACCTCGGGCAGCTACCTGAGCCCCGGCGTGGCCTTCTCACCCTGCCACATCCAGCAGATTGGCGCCGTCAGCCTTAATGGGCTGCCTGCCACGCCCATCGCCCCCGCCTCTG GGCTGCACTCGCCCCCACTGCTTGGTACCACCGCCGTGCCCGGCCTTGTGGCTCCCATCACGAATGGCTTTGCTGGTGTGGTGCCATTCCCCGGCGGGCACCCCGCCCTAGAGACCGTGTATGCCAATGGCCTTGTGCCCTACCCAG CTCAAAGCCCGACCGTGGCTGAGACCCTCCATCCTGCCTTCTCCGGAGTCCAGCAGTACACAG CCATGTACCCCGCCGCGGCCATCACGCCCATTGCGCACAGCGTCCCCCAGCCGCCACCCctcctgcagcagcagcagcgagAAG GTCCCGAAGGCTGTAACCTGTTTATCTACCACCTCCCCCAGGAGTTTGGAGACACGGAGCTGACCCAGATGTTCCTGCCCTTCGGCAATATCATCTCCTCCAAGGTGTTTATGGATCGGGCCACCAACCAGAGCAAATGTTTTG GCTTCGTGAGCTTTGACAACCCGGCCAGCGCACAGACGGCCATCCAGGCCATGAACGGCTTTCAGATCGGCATGAAGAGGCTCAAGGTGCAGCTGAAGCGGCCCAAAGACCCCGGACACCCCTACTGA
- the CELF5 gene encoding CUGBP Elav-like family member 5 isoform X7, with amino-acid sequence MARPIQVKPADSESRGGDRKLFVGMLNKQQSEEDVLRLFQPFGVIDECTVLRGPDGSSKGCAFVKFSSHTEAQAAIHALHGSQTMPGASSSLVVKFADTDKERTLRRMQQMVGQLGILTPSLTLPFSPYSAYAQALMQQQTTVLSTSGSYLSPGVAFSPCHIQQIGAVSLNGLPATPIAPASGLHSPPLLGTTAVPGLVAPITNGFAGVVPFPGGHPALETVYANGLVPYPAQSPTVAETLHPAFSGVQQYTAMYPAAAITPIAHSVPQPPPLLQQQQREGPEGCNLFIYHLPQEFGDTELTQMFLPFGNIISSKVFMDRATNQSKCFGFVSFDNPASAQTAIQAMNGFQIGMKRLKVQLKRPKDPGHPY; translated from the exons ATGGCGCGGCCAATCCAGGTGAAGCCTGCGGACAGCGAAAGTCGCGGAG GGGACCGGAAGCTGTTTGTGGGGATGCTGAACAAGCAGCAGTCGGAGGAGGACGTGCTGCGGCTGTTCCAGCCCTTCGGGGTCATCGACGAGTGCACTGTGCTCCGCGGGCCTGATGGCAGTAGCAAAG GCTGTGCCTTCGTGAAGTTTTCCTCTCACACAGAGGCCCAGGCGGCCATCCACGCCCTGCATGGCAGCCAGACCATGCCG GGTGCCTCCTCCAGCCTGGTGGTCAAGTTTGCTGACACGGACAAGGAGCGAACGCTGCGGCGCATGCAGCAGATGGTGGGCCAGCTGGGCATCCTGACGCCGTCCCTCACCCTGCCCTTCAGCCCCTACAGTGCCTACGCCCAGGCT CTTATGCAGCAGCAGACCACGGTCCTGTCCACCTCGGGCAGCTACCTGAGCCCCGGCGTGGCCTTCTCACCCTGCCACATCCAGCAGATTGGCGCCGTCAGCCTTAATGGGCTGCCTGCCACGCCCATCGCCCCCGCCTCTG GGCTGCACTCGCCCCCACTGCTTGGTACCACCGCCGTGCCCGGCCTTGTGGCTCCCATCACGAATGGCTTTGCTGGTGTGGTGCCATTCCCCGGCGGGCACCCCGCCCTAGAGACCGTGTATGCCAATGGCCTTGTGCCCTACCCAG CTCAAAGCCCGACCGTGGCTGAGACCCTCCATCCTGCCTTCTCCGGAGTCCAGCAGTACACAG CCATGTACCCCGCCGCGGCCATCACGCCCATTGCGCACAGCGTCCCCCAGCCGCCACCCctcctgcagcagcagcagcgagAAG GTCCCGAAGGCTGTAACCTGTTTATCTACCACCTCCCCCAGGAGTTTGGAGACACGGAGCTGACCCAGATGTTCCTGCCCTTCGGCAATATCATCTCCTCCAAGGTGTTTATGGATCGGGCCACCAACCAGAGCAAATGTTTTG GCTTCGTGAGCTTTGACAACCCGGCCAGCGCACAGACGGCCATCCAGGCCATGAACGGCTTTCAGATCGGCATGAAGAGGCTCAAGGTGCAGCTGAAGCGGCCCAAAGACCCCGGACACCCCTACTGA
- the CELF5 gene encoding CUGBP Elav-like family member 5 isoform X6, which translates to MARPIQVKPADSESRGGRDRKLFVGMLNKQQSEEDVLRLFQPFGVIDECTVLRGPDGSSKGCAFVKFSSHTEAQAAIHALHGSQTMPGASSSLVVKFADTDKERTLRRMQQMVGQLGILTPSLTLPFSPYSAYAQALMQQQTTVLSTSGSYLSPGVAFSPCHIQQIGAVSLNGLPATPIAPASGLHSPPLLGTTAVPGLVAPITNGFAGVVPFPGGHPALETVYANGLVPYPAQSPTVAETLHPAFSGVQQYTAMYPAAAITPIAHSVPQPPPLLQQQQREGPEGCNLFIYHLPQEFGDTELTQMFLPFGNIISSKVFMDRATNQSKCFGFVSFDNPASAQTAIQAMNGFQIGMKRLKVQLKRPKDPGHPY; encoded by the exons ATGGCGCGGCCAATCCAGGTGAAGCCTGCGGACAGCGAAAGTCGCGGAGGTA GGGACCGGAAGCTGTTTGTGGGGATGCTGAACAAGCAGCAGTCGGAGGAGGACGTGCTGCGGCTGTTCCAGCCCTTCGGGGTCATCGACGAGTGCACTGTGCTCCGCGGGCCTGATGGCAGTAGCAAAG GCTGTGCCTTCGTGAAGTTTTCCTCTCACACAGAGGCCCAGGCGGCCATCCACGCCCTGCATGGCAGCCAGACCATGCCG GGTGCCTCCTCCAGCCTGGTGGTCAAGTTTGCTGACACGGACAAGGAGCGAACGCTGCGGCGCATGCAGCAGATGGTGGGCCAGCTGGGCATCCTGACGCCGTCCCTCACCCTGCCCTTCAGCCCCTACAGTGCCTACGCCCAGGCT CTTATGCAGCAGCAGACCACGGTCCTGTCCACCTCGGGCAGCTACCTGAGCCCCGGCGTGGCCTTCTCACCCTGCCACATCCAGCAGATTGGCGCCGTCAGCCTTAATGGGCTGCCTGCCACGCCCATCGCCCCCGCCTCTG GGCTGCACTCGCCCCCACTGCTTGGTACCACCGCCGTGCCCGGCCTTGTGGCTCCCATCACGAATGGCTTTGCTGGTGTGGTGCCATTCCCCGGCGGGCACCCCGCCCTAGAGACCGTGTATGCCAATGGCCTTGTGCCCTACCCAG CTCAAAGCCCGACCGTGGCTGAGACCCTCCATCCTGCCTTCTCCGGAGTCCAGCAGTACACAG CCATGTACCCCGCCGCGGCCATCACGCCCATTGCGCACAGCGTCCCCCAGCCGCCACCCctcctgcagcagcagcagcgagAAG GTCCCGAAGGCTGTAACCTGTTTATCTACCACCTCCCCCAGGAGTTTGGAGACACGGAGCTGACCCAGATGTTCCTGCCCTTCGGCAATATCATCTCCTCCAAGGTGTTTATGGATCGGGCCACCAACCAGAGCAAATGTTTTG GCTTCGTGAGCTTTGACAACCCGGCCAGCGCACAGACGGCCATCCAGGCCATGAACGGCTTTCAGATCGGCATGAAGAGGCTCAAGGTGCAGCTGAAGCGGCCCAAAGACCCCGGACACCCCTACTGA